A window from Trinickia violacea encodes these proteins:
- a CDS encoding NUDIX hydrolase, translating to MTQKTSASRRHVRQGPEFSLPYTTVDVVIFTVLDNALQVLLVQRPAGADEPYPECWALPGGFVDVAADATLEDCARRKLLEKTGVKSPYLEQLGSWGSATRDPRGWSATHVWFALISAEDGVLTRGANAAEVAWFEVDEVTQTRGLAFDHDEILEAAVERLRSKVEYTSLPAFLLPEPFTLPQLQRVYEIVLGRPVDKSGFRTRMLAAGFLEETGYVAGESNRPALGYRLVDRHAPVVFPRTFSPRGGN from the coding sequence ATGACACAAAAGACCTCCGCCTCCCGACGACACGTTCGACAGGGCCCCGAGTTTTCTCTGCCGTACACGACGGTCGACGTCGTGATCTTCACGGTGCTCGATAACGCGCTGCAGGTTCTGCTCGTACAGCGACCAGCCGGCGCGGACGAACCGTATCCGGAGTGCTGGGCGCTACCGGGCGGCTTTGTCGACGTGGCCGCCGATGCGACGCTCGAGGACTGCGCGCGCCGCAAACTGCTCGAGAAGACCGGTGTGAAGAGTCCGTATCTGGAGCAGCTCGGCAGTTGGGGCAGCGCGACGCGTGACCCGCGCGGATGGTCAGCCACACATGTCTGGTTCGCGCTGATTTCCGCCGAGGATGGGGTTCTCACAAGGGGCGCGAATGCCGCCGAAGTGGCGTGGTTCGAAGTCGATGAGGTGACGCAGACGCGCGGACTCGCCTTCGATCACGACGAGATCCTTGAGGCAGCGGTTGAGCGGCTGCGCAGCAAGGTCGAATACACGTCCCTGCCGGCTTTCTTGCTTCCGGAGCCATTTACGCTGCCACAGTTGCAACGGGTGTATGAGATCGTGCTTGGCCGGCCGGTGGACAAAAGCGGCTTCCGCACGCGCATGCTTGCCGCGGGGTTCCTCGAGGAAACCGGCTACGTCGCTGGGGAATCGAATCGGCCGGCTCTGGGGTATCGGCTCGTGGACCGGCATGCGCCCGTGGTCTTTCCGAGGACTTTCAGTCCACGCGGTGGAAACTGA